A window of the Brassica oleracea var. oleracea cultivar TO1000 chromosome C1, BOL, whole genome shotgun sequence genome harbors these coding sequences:
- the LOC106308383 gene encoding extra-large guanine nucleotide-binding protein 2 isoform X2 codes for MAKILRKFSALPSPIPRRDNDDDSDSFHNDYSFAIEYKGPLIANLPRANPVQVDQIPTALPVSFSSLSSGGVFYPVVQPLVREATKKPPEKRKKDGLVDSAASPSVVLKPHLMVSGSSSSSSSLSKRVEVAGEVKSSVDSSSSSSSAEVREETDGDDFSNGEPATRVTFAEGSECDESFYNSDEESIAAAATPVAERKGKKGSCYRCLMGNRFTEKELCIVCCAKYCSNCVRRAMGAMPEGRKCQTCIGFGIAEGNRKSLGKCSRMLKRVLTDSELKQVMQAEISCKVNQLPSRLIAVNGKSLDEEELYMLQSCANPPKKLKPGDYWYDKVAGYWGKVGEKPCQIISPHMNIGGNIKKEASNGDSGIFINNREITKSELTMLKMVGVQCEGKPHFWVNSDGSYQEEGQNRIMGNIWSKARSLYKAPFTEDERERIKVIIQTNLYAYLAMVLEAHEEEMNTNQSSDQTGDESRAKTVSSISPRLKHFSDWLLKEKEEGNLKIFPASSRENAQTVAELWRVPAIQATYKRLRDTLPRNAVYFLGRILEISKAEYNPTEMDILQAEGISSIEGLSCVEFSFPPTAQEDSLEIDYQHDPEMKYQLIRLKPRSLGENWKLLDMFEDADLVIFCVSLTDYGEYIEDADGVLVNKMIANKQLFESMVNHPILADKRFLLVLTKFDLLEEKIEEVPLRTCEWFEDFNPLISQNQTSRHNPPMAQRAFHYIGYQFKRLYDSLVEPFSMRGGGRSFRPKLFVSQVSLESDTVDNALRYAREILKWHVEETSMFQEMSTTSIEASLSS; via the exons ATGGCTAAAATTCTAAGAAAGTTCTCAGCTTTACCATCGCCGATTCCTAGAAGAGATAATGACGATGATAGTGATAGTTTCCATAATGATTATTCATTCGCCATAGAGTACAAAGGTCCTCTTATTGCTAATCTCCCCCGAGCTAATCCCGTCCAAGTTGATCAGATCCCTACAGCTCTTCCCGTTTCCTTCTCTTCCTTGTCCAGTGGTGGTGTATTTTACCCTGTGGTCCAGCCTCTCGTTAGGGAGGCTACCAAGAAACCACCTGAGAAGAGGAAGAAGGACGGTTTGGTTGACTCTGCAGCTAGTCCTAGTGTGGTTTTGAAGCCTCATCTTATGGTTTCTGGCTCATCATCGTCGTCGTCATCATTATCAAAGAGGGTAGAGGTAGCAGGAGAAGTGAAAAGCTCTGTTGATTCATCATCATCATCATCATCAGCAGAAGTAAGAGAGGAGACAGATGGTGATGATTTTTCCAATGGAGAACCTGCAACCCGTGTGACATTCGCTGAGGGTAGTGAATGTGATGAAAGCTTTTACAACTCTGATGAGGAGAGTATAGCTGCTGCAGCTACGCCTGTAGCTGAAAGGAAAGGTAAAAAAGGATCGTGCTACCGATGCCTGATGGGGAACAGGTTTACTGAGAAGGAACTCTGCATTGTCTGCTGCGCCAAGTACTGCTCCAACTGCGTGCGGAGAGCCATGGGGGCGATGCCAGAAGGAAGAAAGTGTCAGACTTGCATCGGTTTCGGAATCGCCGAGGGCAACAGGAAGAGTCTCGGCAAGTGTTCGAGGATGCTGAAGCGGGTTCTCACGGATTCGGAGCTTAAGCAAGTCATGCAGGCAGAGATCTCCTGCAAGGTGAATCAGCTGCCTTCGCGGCTTATCGCTGTGAACGGGAAGTCTTTGGATGAGGAAGAGCTTTACATGTTGCAGAGTTGTGCTAACCCGCCTAAAAAGCTGAAACCTGGTGACTATTGGTATGATAAGGTCGCTGGGTATTGGGGAAAGGTGGGAGAGAAGCCTTGTCAGATTATAAGTCCTCACATGAACATAGGAGGGAACATCAAGAAGGAAGCGAGTAATGGTGACAGTGGGATTTTCATTAATAACAGGGAGATAACCAAGAGTGAGCTCACGATGCTCAAG ATGGTTGGGGTGCAGTGTGAAGGGAAGCCTCATTTTTGGGTTAATTCAGATGGAAGTTACCAGGAAGAAGGTCAGAACCGTATCATGGGGAACATCTGGAGTAAG GCAAGGTCTCTTTATAAAGCCCCATTCACTGAAGACGAGCGTGAAAGAATCAAAGTCATAATCCAAACGAATCTCTATGCTTATCTGGCGATGGTTCTTGAGGCACACGAAGAAGAGATGAACACTAACCAGTCCTCGGATCAAACAG GAGATGAGAGCCGGGCTAAAACAGTTAGCTCAATCAGCCCGAGGCTAAAACATTTTTCAGATTGGCTTCTGAAGGAAAAGGAAGAAGGAAACCTGAAGATTTTTCCAGCATCGAGCCGCGAGAATGCTCAAACCGTTGCAGAGCTATGGAGAGTACCTGCCATACAAGCCACGTACAAAAGACTCCGCGATACACTTCCCAGAAACGCTGTTTATTTTCTTGGACGA ATTCTGGAGATCTCGAAAGCAGAATACAATCCTACTGAGATGGACATATTGCAAGCGGAAGGAATCTCGTCTATAGAAGGACTTTCTTGTGTGGAGTTCTCATTCCCACCAACAGCTCAAGAAGACTCTCTTGAGATCGATTATCAACACGATCCAGAAATGAA GTACCAACTCATCCGGTTAAAACCAAGAAGCCTTGGAGAAAACTGGAAATTGCTGGACATGTTCGAAGACGCCGACTTGGTGATATTCTGCGTCTCACTAACAGATTATGGAGAGTACATTGAAGATGCTGACGGTGTCCTTGTGAACAAGATGATTGCAAACAAACAGCTCTTCGAGAGCATGGTGAATCACCCGATCCTAGCTGACAAAAGGTTCCTCCTGGTCCTAACCAAATTCGATCTCCTAGAAGAGAAAATCGAGGAGGTTCCTTTGAGAACCTGTGAGTGGTTCGAAGACTTCAACCCGTTGATCAGTCAGAACCAGACGAGCAGGCACAACCCTCCGATGGCTCAGCGTGCTTTCCATTACATAGGGTATCAGTTCAAGAGACTGTATGATTCACTCGTGGAACCCTTTTCGATGCGTGGTGGTGGTAGGTCCTTTAGGCCGAAGCTGTTTGTTTCTCAAGTGAGCTTGGAGAGTGATACTGTGGATAATGCACTGAGGTATGCGAGAGAGATTCTTAAGTGGCATGTTGAAGAAACTTCCATGTTCCAAGAGATGTCCACTACTAGTATCGAGGCCAGCTTATCCTCTTGA
- the LOC106308383 gene encoding extra-large guanine nucleotide-binding protein 2 isoform X1, producing the protein MAKILRKFSALPSPIPRRDNDDDSDSFHNDYSFAIEYKGPLIANLPRANPVQVDQIPTALPVSFSSLSSGGVFYPVVQPLVREATKKPPEKRKKDGLVDSAASPSVVLKPHLMVSGSSSSSSSLSKRVEVAGEVKSSVDSSSSSSSAEVREETDGDDFSNGEPATRVTFAEGSECDESFYNSDEESIAAAATPVAERKGKKGSCYRCLMGNRFTEKELCIVCCAKYCSNCVRRAMGAMPEGRKCQTCIGFGIAEGNRKSLGKCSRMLKRVLTDSELKQVMQAEISCKVNQLPSRLIAVNGKSLDEEELYMLQSCANPPKKLKPGDYWYDKVAGYWGKVGEKPCQIISPHMNIGGNIKKEASNGDSGIFINNREITKSELTMLKMVGVQCEGKPHFWVNSDGSYQEEGQNRIMGNIWSKKRARLACAVFSLPAPPTSSAVEPNDEPVYEHKMLNKLLLIGEENCGATTIYKQARSLYKAPFTEDERERIKVIIQTNLYAYLAMVLEAHEEEMNTNQSSDQTGDESRAKTVSSISPRLKHFSDWLLKEKEEGNLKIFPASSRENAQTVAELWRVPAIQATYKRLRDTLPRNAVYFLGRILEISKAEYNPTEMDILQAEGISSIEGLSCVEFSFPPTAQEDSLEIDYQHDPEMKYQLIRLKPRSLGENWKLLDMFEDADLVIFCVSLTDYGEYIEDADGVLVNKMIANKQLFESMVNHPILADKRFLLVLTKFDLLEEKIEEVPLRTCEWFEDFNPLISQNQTSRHNPPMAQRAFHYIGYQFKRLYDSLVEPFSMRGGGRSFRPKLFVSQVSLESDTVDNALRYAREILKWHVEETSMFQEMSTTSIEASLSS; encoded by the exons ATGGCTAAAATTCTAAGAAAGTTCTCAGCTTTACCATCGCCGATTCCTAGAAGAGATAATGACGATGATAGTGATAGTTTCCATAATGATTATTCATTCGCCATAGAGTACAAAGGTCCTCTTATTGCTAATCTCCCCCGAGCTAATCCCGTCCAAGTTGATCAGATCCCTACAGCTCTTCCCGTTTCCTTCTCTTCCTTGTCCAGTGGTGGTGTATTTTACCCTGTGGTCCAGCCTCTCGTTAGGGAGGCTACCAAGAAACCACCTGAGAAGAGGAAGAAGGACGGTTTGGTTGACTCTGCAGCTAGTCCTAGTGTGGTTTTGAAGCCTCATCTTATGGTTTCTGGCTCATCATCGTCGTCGTCATCATTATCAAAGAGGGTAGAGGTAGCAGGAGAAGTGAAAAGCTCTGTTGATTCATCATCATCATCATCATCAGCAGAAGTAAGAGAGGAGACAGATGGTGATGATTTTTCCAATGGAGAACCTGCAACCCGTGTGACATTCGCTGAGGGTAGTGAATGTGATGAAAGCTTTTACAACTCTGATGAGGAGAGTATAGCTGCTGCAGCTACGCCTGTAGCTGAAAGGAAAGGTAAAAAAGGATCGTGCTACCGATGCCTGATGGGGAACAGGTTTACTGAGAAGGAACTCTGCATTGTCTGCTGCGCCAAGTACTGCTCCAACTGCGTGCGGAGAGCCATGGGGGCGATGCCAGAAGGAAGAAAGTGTCAGACTTGCATCGGTTTCGGAATCGCCGAGGGCAACAGGAAGAGTCTCGGCAAGTGTTCGAGGATGCTGAAGCGGGTTCTCACGGATTCGGAGCTTAAGCAAGTCATGCAGGCAGAGATCTCCTGCAAGGTGAATCAGCTGCCTTCGCGGCTTATCGCTGTGAACGGGAAGTCTTTGGATGAGGAAGAGCTTTACATGTTGCAGAGTTGTGCTAACCCGCCTAAAAAGCTGAAACCTGGTGACTATTGGTATGATAAGGTCGCTGGGTATTGGGGAAAGGTGGGAGAGAAGCCTTGTCAGATTATAAGTCCTCACATGAACATAGGAGGGAACATCAAGAAGGAAGCGAGTAATGGTGACAGTGGGATTTTCATTAATAACAGGGAGATAACCAAGAGTGAGCTCACGATGCTCAAG ATGGTTGGGGTGCAGTGTGAAGGGAAGCCTCATTTTTGGGTTAATTCAGATGGAAGTTACCAGGAAGAAGGTCAGAACCGTATCATGGGGAACATCTGGAGTAAG AAACGAGCTAGGCTTGCTTGTGCGGTGTTCTCTCTGCCAGCTCCTCCAACTTCATCTGCAGTAGAACCAAATGATGAACCTGTATATGAGCATAAAATGCTTAACAAGCTTCTTCTCATTGGTGAAGAGAATTGTGGTGCCACTACCATTTACAAACAA GCAAGGTCTCTTTATAAAGCCCCATTCACTGAAGACGAGCGTGAAAGAATCAAAGTCATAATCCAAACGAATCTCTATGCTTATCTGGCGATGGTTCTTGAGGCACACGAAGAAGAGATGAACACTAACCAGTCCTCGGATCAAACAG GAGATGAGAGCCGGGCTAAAACAGTTAGCTCAATCAGCCCGAGGCTAAAACATTTTTCAGATTGGCTTCTGAAGGAAAAGGAAGAAGGAAACCTGAAGATTTTTCCAGCATCGAGCCGCGAGAATGCTCAAACCGTTGCAGAGCTATGGAGAGTACCTGCCATACAAGCCACGTACAAAAGACTCCGCGATACACTTCCCAGAAACGCTGTTTATTTTCTTGGACGA ATTCTGGAGATCTCGAAAGCAGAATACAATCCTACTGAGATGGACATATTGCAAGCGGAAGGAATCTCGTCTATAGAAGGACTTTCTTGTGTGGAGTTCTCATTCCCACCAACAGCTCAAGAAGACTCTCTTGAGATCGATTATCAACACGATCCAGAAATGAA GTACCAACTCATCCGGTTAAAACCAAGAAGCCTTGGAGAAAACTGGAAATTGCTGGACATGTTCGAAGACGCCGACTTGGTGATATTCTGCGTCTCACTAACAGATTATGGAGAGTACATTGAAGATGCTGACGGTGTCCTTGTGAACAAGATGATTGCAAACAAACAGCTCTTCGAGAGCATGGTGAATCACCCGATCCTAGCTGACAAAAGGTTCCTCCTGGTCCTAACCAAATTCGATCTCCTAGAAGAGAAAATCGAGGAGGTTCCTTTGAGAACCTGTGAGTGGTTCGAAGACTTCAACCCGTTGATCAGTCAGAACCAGACGAGCAGGCACAACCCTCCGATGGCTCAGCGTGCTTTCCATTACATAGGGTATCAGTTCAAGAGACTGTATGATTCACTCGTGGAACCCTTTTCGATGCGTGGTGGTGGTAGGTCCTTTAGGCCGAAGCTGTTTGTTTCTCAAGTGAGCTTGGAGAGTGATACTGTGGATAATGCACTGAGGTATGCGAGAGAGATTCTTAAGTGGCATGTTGAAGAAACTTCCATGTTCCAAGAGATGTCCACTACTAGTATCGAGGCCAGCTTATCCTCTTGA
- the LOC106296866 gene encoding uncharacterized WD repeat-containing protein alr3466, which translates to MRSEAGGGTMVVDLQTDPYNNNHHRHEIITGNVHKPRPKFGDILKADHDGIFPPVDPIIINTNLTHQRFSSVSTSTMSSGPTSGDGSPCLMSPWARVSPPWAADFNEDNVLETNGLIGSIVREEGHIYSLAASGDLLYTGSDSKNIRVWKNLKDYSGFKASSGLIKAIVIFGENRVFTGHQDGKIRIWKVSKRKPGKYKRVGTLPTFKSLVKSSVNPKHYRGKNSVKTKHHDAVSSLSMDVEVGLLYSSSWDRTIKVWRVSDSKCLESIHAHEDAINSVMVGFDDLVFTGSADGTVKVWKREMQVKTRHVLVQVLLKQESAVTALAVKLKSSMVYSGSSDGVVNYWQRSKKRVFVGGILKGHKSAVLCLAVAGNLLLSGSADKNICVWRRDTSDGSHECLSILTGHMGPVKCLAVEEERACRGKGGKTSTVGEGDRKWILYSGSLDKSVKVWRVSEKMAAWREIDEPEAESCA; encoded by the coding sequence ATGAGGAGCGAAGCGGGTGGTGGTACCATGGTCGTTGATCTCCAAACCGATCCATATAACAACAATCACCATCGCCACGAGATCATCACCGGTAATGTCCACAAACCGCGGCCTAAATTTGGTGACATCTTAAAAGCAGACCACGACGGAATATTCCCTCCCGTGGACCCCATCATCATCAACACAAACCTAACTCACCAACGGTTCAGCAGCGTCTCAACCTCGACCATGAGCAGCGGTCCAACAAGCGGAGACGGTTCACCTTGCCTAATGTCCCCTTGGGCCCGTGTGTCACCACCTTGGGCCGCAGATTTCAACGAAGACAATGTACTAGAGACCAATGGTCTCATCGGGTCCATTGTACGTGAAGAAGGTCATATATACTCGTTAGCCGCTTCAGGTGACCTTCTCTACACGGGCTCCGACTCCAAGAACATTAGGGTCTGGAAGAATCTGAAGGACTACTCCGGTTTTAAAGCGAGTAGTGGGCTTATCAAGGCCATTGTGATATTCGGAGAAAACCGGGTCTTCACCGGTCATCAAGACGGTAAGATCCGGATTTGGAAAGTCTCGAAGAGGAAACCGGGAAAGTACAAACGGGTCGGTACATTGCCTACGTTTAAATCGTTGGTTAAAAGCTCGGTAAACCCTAAGCATTACCGCGGTAAAAACTCGGTGAAAACAAAGCACCACGACGCCGTTTCGAGTCTTAGCATGGACGTTGAGGTTGGTTTGTTGTATTCCAGCTCTTGGGATAGGACGATCAAGGTGTGGAGAGTGTCCGATTCCAAGTGTTTGGAGTCGATACACGCGCACGAGGACGCAATAAACTCGGTCATGGTCGGTTTCGATGACTTGGTGTTCACGGGATCCGCGGACGGTACGGTGAAAGTGTGGAAACGTGAGATGCAAGTCAAAACGAGGCACGTGTTGGTTCAGGTTTTGCTCAAGCAAGAAAGCGCGGTCACGGCGTTGGCGGTTAAATTAAAGTCTTCGATGGTTTATTCCGGTTCGTCTGACGGGGTGGTTAACTATTGGCAGCGTTCGAAGAAGCGTGTGTTCGTCGGTGGGATACTAAAAGGGCACAAGTCCGCTGTGTTGTGTCTCGCTGTGGCGGGGAACTTGCTGTTGAGTGGTTCGGCGGATAAGAACATATGTGTGTGGAGGCGGGACACGTCTGATGGGTCTCATGAGTGTCTGTCTATTTTGACGGGGCACATGGGACCTGTTAAGTGTCTAGCCGTGGAGGAGGAACGGGCTTGCCGCGGTAAAGGAGGAAAAACCTCGACGGTTGGTGAAGGAGACAGGAAGTGGATTTTATATAGTGGAAGTTTGGATAAGTCGGTGAAAGTGTGGCGCGTGTCGGAGAAGATGGCGGCGTGGAGGGAGATAGACGAGCCAGAAGCAGAGAGTTGCGCGTGA
- the LOC106314414 gene encoding probable E3 ubiquitin-protein ligase ARI1 isoform X2 has translation MDDYYTADEEDCYYSSDHDESLGGIDNDDSEFHAASSKKSTTQVITQESLLAAQREDLLRVMELLSIKEHHARTLLIHYQWDIEKLISVFVEKGKDSLFSGAGVTVFDCRYGGDSSSLPSSSSNMSCDVCLEDVVADLMKRMDCGHCFCNDCWTEHFTVQINEGQSKRIRCMAHKCNAICDEDVVRSLVSKKRPDLAEKFDRFLVESYIEDNKMVKWCPSTPHCGNAIRAEDDKLCEVECSCGLQFCFSCMCQAHSPCSCLMWELWRKKCRDESETVNWITVHTKLCPKCYKPVEKNGGCNLVRCICGQYFCWLCGGATGKEHTYRSIAGHSCGRYEDDKERQMERAKRDLDRYTHYHHRYKAHTDSSKLEDKLRDTILEKVSNSEKKELKLKDFTWVTNGLNRLFRSRRILSYSYAFAYYMFGEELFKDEMSSSEREMKKNLFEDQQQQLEGNVEKLSQLLEEPFDDFSDDKVMDVRIHVINLSVAVDSLCKKMYECIENDLLGSLQSGIHNIAPYSSKGIEQAAEFHASWSSSKPLDSSGETSRPEKASGSRDSEDMVCSSSKKRPRREGSFTNSKVTLLDLNLPADFIDQN, from the exons ATGGATGATTACTACACAGCTGACGAAGAGGATTGCTATTACTCCTCCGATCATGATGAGTCTCTGGGCGGGATTGATAACGACGATTCCGAATTTCACGCCGCCTCCTCTAAGAAATCAACCACTCAG GTCATCACGCAGGAATCGCTTCTAGCAGCACAG AGAGAAGATTTGTTAAGGGTGATGGAGCTGTTATCGATCAAGGAGCACCATGCTCGGACTCTTCTCATTCATTACCAGTGGGATATTGAGAAGCTGATTTCTGTGTTTGTTGAGAAAGGAAAAGACAGCTTGTTCTCTGGAGCTGGTGTGACTGTCTTCGACTGTCGATACGGTGGCGACTCTTCTTCCCTTCCTTCGTCTTCTTCGAACATGAGCTGTGATGTCTGCCTAGAGGATGTGGTAGCTGATCTGATGAAGAGGATGGACTGTGGCCATTGCTTTTGCAACGATT GTTGGACGGAGCATTTCACTGTCCAGATCAACGAAGGCCAGAGCAAAAGGATCAGATGCATGGCGCATAAATGCAACGCTATCTGCGATGAAGATGTCGTCAGGAGCCTCGTCAGTAAAAAGCGTCCTGATCTAGCGGAGAAGTTTGATCGGTTCCTTGTCGAGTCGTACATAGAGGACAACAAGATGGTCAAGTGGTGTCCGAGCACTCCACATTGCGGGAATGCGATACGAGCTGAGGATGACAAGCTCTGCGAAGTTGAGTGTTCCTGTGGTCTTCAGTTTTGTTTCAGCTGTATGTGTCAGGCTCACTCCCCTTGCTCTTGTTTGATGTGGGAGCTGTGGAGAAAGAAGTGTAGAGATGAGTCGGAGACGGTTAACTGGATAACTGTTCATACCAAGCTGTGTCCCAAGTGTTACAAGCCTGTGGAGAAGAATGGTGGGTGCAATCTCGTGAGGTGTATTTGTGGGCAGTACTTTTG TTGGCTATGTGGTGGAGCTACCGGAAAGGAACACACCTATAGAAGCATAGCCGGTCACAGTTGTGGTCGGTACGAAGACGACAAAGAAAGGCAGATGGAAAGAGCCAAAAGGGATCTAGACAGGTACACACATTACCACCACCGATACAAAGCGCATACGGATTCATCAAAGCTTGAAGATAAACTCAGAGACACAATCCTCGAGAAAGTGTCAAATTCAGAAAAGAAGGAGCTGAAGCTCAAAGACTTCACATGGGTCACCAACGGACTCAACAGGCTATTCAGATCCAGACGGATCCTCTCGTATTCTTACGCCTTCGCTTATTACATGTTCGGTGAGGAGCTGTTCAAAGACGAGATGAGCTCTAGTGAGAGAGAGATGAAGAAGAATCTGTTCGAGGATCAGCAGCAGCAGCTCGAGGGTAACGTTGAGAAACTTTCTCAGCTGTTGGAGGAGCCCTTTGATGATTTTAGCGATGATAAAGTTATGGATGTGAGGATCCACGTCATCAACTTGTCTGTTGCGGTGGATAGCCTCTGCAAGAAGATGTACGAGTGCATTGAGAATGACTTGCTCGGTTCTCTTCAGTCTGGTATCCACAACATCGCGCCTTACAGTTCGAAGGGGATCGAACAAGCGGCTGAGTTTCATGCTTCGTGGAGTTCCTCCAAACCTTTGGATAGTAGTG GGGAGACATCAAGGCCTGAGAAAGCTTCAGGATCAAGGGACTCGGAAGACATGGTTTGCTCTTCTTCAAAGAAACGTCCGAGAAGAGAAGGAAGTTTCACAAACAGCAAAGTCACTTTGTTGGACTTGAACTTGCCTGCTGATTTCATCGACCAGAACTGA
- the LOC106314414 gene encoding probable E3 ubiquitin-protein ligase ARI1 isoform X1, whose product MDDYYTADEEDCYYSSDHDESLGGIDNDDSEFHAASSKKSTTQVITQESLLAAQREDLLRVMELLSIKEHHARTLLIHYQWDIEKLISVFVEKGKDSLFSGAGVTVFDCRYGGDSSSLPSSSSNMSCDVCLEDVVADLMKRMDCGHCFCNDCWTEHFTVQINEGQSKRIRCMAHKCNAICDEDVVRSLVSKKRPDLAEKFDRFLVESYIEDNKMVKWCPSTPHCGNAIRAEDDKLCEVECSCGLQFCFSCMCQAHSPCSCLMWELWRKKCRDESETVNWITVHTKLCPKCYKPVEKNGGCNLVRCICGQYFCWLCGGATGKEHTYRSIAGHSCGRYEDDKERQMERAKRDLDRYTHYHHRYKAHTDSSKLEDKLRDTILEKVSNSEKKELKLKDFTWVTNGLNRLFRSRRILSYSYAFAYYMFGEELFKDEMSSSEREMKKNLFEDQQQQLEGNVEKLSQLLEEPFDDFSDDKVMDVRIHVINLSVAVDSLCKKMYECIENDLLGSLQSGIHNIAPYSSKGIEQAAEFHASWSSSKPLDSSGTSGETSRPEKASGSRDSEDMVCSSSKKRPRREGSFTNSKVTLLDLNLPADFIDQN is encoded by the exons ATGGATGATTACTACACAGCTGACGAAGAGGATTGCTATTACTCCTCCGATCATGATGAGTCTCTGGGCGGGATTGATAACGACGATTCCGAATTTCACGCCGCCTCCTCTAAGAAATCAACCACTCAG GTCATCACGCAGGAATCGCTTCTAGCAGCACAG AGAGAAGATTTGTTAAGGGTGATGGAGCTGTTATCGATCAAGGAGCACCATGCTCGGACTCTTCTCATTCATTACCAGTGGGATATTGAGAAGCTGATTTCTGTGTTTGTTGAGAAAGGAAAAGACAGCTTGTTCTCTGGAGCTGGTGTGACTGTCTTCGACTGTCGATACGGTGGCGACTCTTCTTCCCTTCCTTCGTCTTCTTCGAACATGAGCTGTGATGTCTGCCTAGAGGATGTGGTAGCTGATCTGATGAAGAGGATGGACTGTGGCCATTGCTTTTGCAACGATT GTTGGACGGAGCATTTCACTGTCCAGATCAACGAAGGCCAGAGCAAAAGGATCAGATGCATGGCGCATAAATGCAACGCTATCTGCGATGAAGATGTCGTCAGGAGCCTCGTCAGTAAAAAGCGTCCTGATCTAGCGGAGAAGTTTGATCGGTTCCTTGTCGAGTCGTACATAGAGGACAACAAGATGGTCAAGTGGTGTCCGAGCACTCCACATTGCGGGAATGCGATACGAGCTGAGGATGACAAGCTCTGCGAAGTTGAGTGTTCCTGTGGTCTTCAGTTTTGTTTCAGCTGTATGTGTCAGGCTCACTCCCCTTGCTCTTGTTTGATGTGGGAGCTGTGGAGAAAGAAGTGTAGAGATGAGTCGGAGACGGTTAACTGGATAACTGTTCATACCAAGCTGTGTCCCAAGTGTTACAAGCCTGTGGAGAAGAATGGTGGGTGCAATCTCGTGAGGTGTATTTGTGGGCAGTACTTTTG TTGGCTATGTGGTGGAGCTACCGGAAAGGAACACACCTATAGAAGCATAGCCGGTCACAGTTGTGGTCGGTACGAAGACGACAAAGAAAGGCAGATGGAAAGAGCCAAAAGGGATCTAGACAGGTACACACATTACCACCACCGATACAAAGCGCATACGGATTCATCAAAGCTTGAAGATAAACTCAGAGACACAATCCTCGAGAAAGTGTCAAATTCAGAAAAGAAGGAGCTGAAGCTCAAAGACTTCACATGGGTCACCAACGGACTCAACAGGCTATTCAGATCCAGACGGATCCTCTCGTATTCTTACGCCTTCGCTTATTACATGTTCGGTGAGGAGCTGTTCAAAGACGAGATGAGCTCTAGTGAGAGAGAGATGAAGAAGAATCTGTTCGAGGATCAGCAGCAGCAGCTCGAGGGTAACGTTGAGAAACTTTCTCAGCTGTTGGAGGAGCCCTTTGATGATTTTAGCGATGATAAAGTTATGGATGTGAGGATCCACGTCATCAACTTGTCTGTTGCGGTGGATAGCCTCTGCAAGAAGATGTACGAGTGCATTGAGAATGACTTGCTCGGTTCTCTTCAGTCTGGTATCCACAACATCGCGCCTTACAGTTCGAAGGGGATCGAACAAGCGGCTGAGTTTCATGCTTCGTGGAGTTCCTCCAAACCTTTGGATAGTAGTGGTACAAGCG GGGAGACATCAAGGCCTGAGAAAGCTTCAGGATCAAGGGACTCGGAAGACATGGTTTGCTCTTCTTCAAAGAAACGTCCGAGAAGAGAAGGAAGTTTCACAAACAGCAAAGTCACTTTGTTGGACTTGAACTTGCCTGCTGATTTCATCGACCAGAACTGA
- the LOC106344687 gene encoding endothelin-converting enzyme 2, with product MECRPTANGSPEKNSVGPPSAQTYLDPHYWDERFSSEEHYEWFKDYSHFQHLIKSNINSSSSVLELGCGNSQLCDELYKDGIVDITCIDLSSVAVDKMQTRLLSKGYKEIKVVQADMLDLPFDTECFDVVIEKGTMEVLFVDAGDPWNPRQETVSKVMATLDGVHRVLKPDGIFISITFGQPHFRRPLFMDPKFNWSMEYNTFGDGFHYFFYILRKGKRRIDEKEEDEKHKDPPINMYQDELEGEDYLFRTSIDAEED from the exons ATGGAGTGTAGACCCACCGCCAATGGTAGCCCGGAGAAGAACTCCGTCGGTCCTCCTTCTGCTCAGACCTACCTTGATCCTCACTACTGGGACGAGAGGTTCTCATCTGAGGAACACTATGAATGGTTCAAGGACTACTCTCATTTCCAGCATCTCATCAAATCCAACATCAATTCCTCTTCTTCC GTTTTGGAGCTGGGATGTGGGAACTCTCAGCTGTGTGACGAGCTGTATAAAGATGGGATTGTTGATATCACCTGCATTGATTTATCTTCCGTTGCCGTCGACAAGATGCAGACTCGATTGCTGTCAAAAGGGTACAAAG AAATAAAAGTGGTGCAAGCTGACATGCTAGACCTCCCCTTTGACACCGAGTGTTTCGATGTGGTTATTGAGAAAGGCACCATG GAAGTACTGTTCGTGGATGCTGGTGATCCATGGAATCCCCGTCAAGAAACCGTTAGCAAAGTCATGGCTACTCTTGATGGAGTTCACCGGGTTCTGAAACCAGATGGGATTTTCATTTCAATTACTTTTGGCCAG CCGCATTTCAGGCGTCCTTTGTTTATGGATCCCAAGTTTAATTGGTCCATGGAGTACAACACTTTTGGCGATGGATTCCATTATTTCTTCTATATACTAAGAAAG GGAAAGAGACGTATTGATGAGAAAGAAGAGGATGAAAAACATAAAGATCCACCAATAAACATGTATCAAGATGAACTTGAAGGCGAAGACTACCTCTTCCGAACAAGCATCGACGCTGAGGAAGATTAG